In Acidobacteriota bacterium, one genomic interval encodes:
- a CDS encoding sugar kinase, which translates to MLAVGSVAYDSIETPFGKRTEILAGSATYFALAARHFAKVSVVAAVGDDFRKEDLDVLASRGIDVSGVERKPGRTFRWAAKYTDDLRGRTTLATELGVFAEFKPRVPASQSGSPYLFLGNIDPDLQRGVHAGMERPSLVVCDTMNFWIEGRREALDRTLKVIDLLVINDEEAILLSGEGNLARAAGKILGMGPKALVVKRGEHGAAVFGKGYVLFVPALILDGVVDPTGAGDTFAGGLVGCLAALDLGGSRALDEPSMRLAVSAGTALASFTVQGFGVESLVGVTPAAIAERHAQLLKLAGWSGLKLPLGVSA; encoded by the coding sequence ATCCTCGCCGTCGGATCGGTCGCCTACGACAGCATCGAGACCCCCTTCGGGAAGCGGACGGAGATCCTCGCCGGCTCCGCCACCTACTTCGCCCTCGCCGCGCGCCACTTCGCAAAGGTTTCGGTGGTCGCCGCCGTCGGGGACGACTTCCGGAAGGAGGATCTCGACGTCCTCGCCTCGCGGGGGATCGACGTGAGCGGCGTCGAGCGCAAGCCCGGGCGCACCTTCAGGTGGGCCGCGAAGTACACGGACGATCTCCGCGGGCGGACTACCCTCGCGACGGAGCTCGGGGTCTTCGCCGAGTTCAAGCCGCGCGTGCCGGCCTCGCAGTCCGGCTCCCCGTACCTGTTCCTCGGCAACATCGATCCCGATCTGCAGCGCGGCGTCCACGCCGGGATGGAGCGCCCATCGCTTGTCGTCTGCGACACGATGAACTTCTGGATCGAGGGGCGGCGCGAGGCGCTCGACAGGACGCTGAAGGTCATCGATCTCCTCGTCATCAACGACGAGGAGGCGATCCTCCTGTCGGGGGAGGGGAACCTCGCGCGCGCCGCGGGAAAGATCCTCGGGATGGGGCCGAAGGCTCTCGTCGTGAAGCGCGGCGAGCACGGCGCCGCCGTCTTCGGGAAGGGGTACGTCCTCTTCGTCCCCGCGCTGATCCTCGACGGCGTCGTCGATCCGACCGGAGCGGGGGACACCTTCGCGGGGGGCCTCGTCGGCTGCCTCGCGGCTCTCGATCTCGGGGGCTCGCGGGCTCTCGACGAGCCGTCGATGCGCCTCGCGGTCTCGGCCGGAACCGCGCTCGCGTCGTTCACGGTGCAGGGGTTCGGCGTCGAGTCGCTCGTCGGCGTCACGCCCGCCGCGATCGCGGAGCGCCACGCGCAGCTCCTGAAGCTCGCGGGATGGAGCGGCCTGAAGCTCCCGCTCGGCGTTTCCGCCTGA
- the mtnP gene encoding S-methyl-5'-thioadenosine phosphorylase — MAEADIGIIGGTGLYQPDEIEAVREVRIDTPFGAPSDVFHVGTWRGRKVAFLARHGRGHVLSPTEINYRANIYAFKVLGVARIISASAVGSLRDDIHPMDVVIPDQFFDRTRQRPQTFFGDGLVAHVSLADPTCAVVRAALTSACREAGARFHDRGTYLCIEGPQFSTRAESQAYRAMKASVIGMTNLPEARLAREAEICYGTLALVTDYDCWHVAEQAVTVDAVLGYLKRNAETARAVMSRAVETLPVGRDCPCATALASAVITERSAIAPVVREKLRPIVGRYLA, encoded by the coding sequence GTGGCCGAGGCCGACATCGGGATCATCGGAGGGACCGGGCTCTACCAGCCGGACGAGATCGAGGCGGTGCGCGAGGTGCGCATCGACACCCCGTTCGGCGCCCCCTCCGACGTCTTCCACGTGGGGACGTGGCGGGGCCGCAAGGTCGCCTTCCTCGCGAGGCACGGCCGGGGGCACGTGCTCAGCCCCACCGAGATCAACTACCGGGCGAACATCTACGCCTTCAAGGTGCTGGGCGTCGCGCGCATCATCTCGGCGAGCGCCGTGGGGAGCCTGCGCGACGACATCCACCCCATGGACGTCGTCATTCCCGACCAGTTCTTCGACAGGACGCGCCAGCGCCCGCAGACCTTCTTCGGCGACGGCCTCGTCGCCCACGTCTCGCTCGCCGATCCGACCTGCGCCGTCGTCCGCGCCGCGCTGACCTCCGCGTGCCGCGAGGCGGGGGCCCGCTTCCACGATCGCGGGACGTATCTCTGCATCGAGGGGCCGCAGTTCTCGACGCGCGCGGAATCTCAGGCCTACCGCGCCATGAAGGCGAGCGTCATCGGGATGACCAACCTCCCGGAGGCGCGCCTCGCCCGCGAGGCCGAGATCTGCTACGGCACTCTCGCCCTCGTCACCGACTACGACTGCTGGCACGTCGCCGAGCAGGCCGTGACGGTCGACGCCGTCCTCGGCTACCTCAAGAGGAACGCCGAGACGGCCCGCGCCGTCATGTCGCGCGCCGTCGAGACGCTTCCCGTCGGGCGCGACTGCCCGTGCGCGACGGCCCTCGCCTCCGCCGTCATCACGGAGCGGTCGGCGATCGCGCCGGTCGTGAGGGAGAAGCTGAGGCCCATCGTCGGGAGGTACCTCGCGTGA
- a CDS encoding thioredoxin domain-containing protein, whose amino-acid sequence MNRLPGLALVSALAVLAPRAAVAAPEPPAAAAAPRIHWLPFNEAALKTAADAGKPILLDISAAWDHSAQVMSTLTYAEPAVVALVESSYVPVRVDTDDRPDLFARYGMGGWPTTAILLPDGQPVYYPDKDDRVSRAGGLFYPPDTFRAYFSQLAAYYAKNTEMVTRVTRNVDDKILEKRNVETGAVTAEAVESIVAKILDTYKFRPDVPEPGERHPDFDMAELTFAYWARKADRKVLDAGLGHLTEISRGGVYDQLGGGFHRYAHDTMYLVPSFEKLPVTQAGAIRAFLDAFEVTGNGVYLNVATGTIDHVLKHGIDPVSKAFIGAMASGASVADNGDYYTWTEDEAKAVLDEEEFKVASVGWNIFPTGEMVDVAPKRNVLFVAEGPKALAVHLKIDEKHAGDVLESARAKLLKARDARPTPPTDPRAFGDSGSALASAFLHAGRILHRDDLTGQALAAVDALSQRCVRPDGLLAHACEPAAGTRSTEAFLADQAAFVNALLDVHEQAGAATPLAQARTLADRATTRFKDAIAGGLSDRAIDAAAPGLLSWPVRDLKDNMEMVRGLRRLGHLTGERAFLDRAKKILESFADEIGAYGEHAAPFALTASMLLNPPLEILVVGDPGDPATVKARERALSLYHPWRVVRHYAASDGRAALHAKGLKALDGAQVAFCVGAECAGPYPGDEPMRKHLEAFLSPGSKGAVAAPESKTGKNGESKGGS is encoded by the coding sequence ATGAATCGTCTCCCCGGCCTCGCTCTCGTCTCGGCTCTCGCCGTTCTCGCGCCCCGCGCCGCCGTCGCCGCGCCCGAGCCGCCCGCGGCCGCCGCTGCGCCCCGCATCCACTGGCTCCCCTTCAACGAGGCCGCTCTCAAGACCGCCGCCGACGCGGGAAAGCCGATCCTCCTCGACATCTCCGCGGCCTGGGATCACTCCGCGCAGGTCATGTCGACCCTGACCTACGCCGAGCCCGCCGTCGTCGCGCTCGTCGAGTCGTCGTACGTGCCCGTCCGCGTGGACACCGACGACCGTCCCGACCTGTTCGCGCGCTACGGCATGGGAGGATGGCCGACCACGGCGATCCTCCTCCCCGACGGGCAGCCCGTCTACTATCCCGACAAGGACGACAGGGTGTCGCGGGCGGGCGGGCTCTTCTATCCCCCCGACACGTTCCGGGCGTACTTCTCGCAGCTCGCGGCGTACTACGCGAAGAACACCGAGATGGTCACGCGCGTCACGCGCAACGTGGACGACAAGATCCTCGAGAAACGGAACGTCGAGACGGGGGCCGTCACCGCCGAAGCCGTCGAGTCGATCGTCGCGAAGATCCTCGACACCTACAAGTTCCGCCCCGACGTTCCCGAGCCCGGAGAGCGGCATCCCGACTTCGACATGGCCGAGCTCACCTTCGCCTACTGGGCGCGCAAGGCCGATCGGAAGGTCCTCGACGCGGGCCTGGGGCACCTCACCGAGATCTCCCGCGGGGGCGTCTACGATCAGCTCGGCGGCGGATTCCATCGCTACGCGCACGACACGATGTACCTCGTCCCCTCGTTCGAGAAGCTCCCGGTGACGCAGGCGGGCGCGATCCGCGCCTTTCTCGACGCCTTCGAGGTCACGGGCAACGGCGTCTACCTGAACGTCGCGACGGGGACGATCGATCACGTGCTGAAGCACGGAATCGATCCCGTCTCGAAGGCCTTCATCGGCGCGATGGCGTCGGGGGCCTCGGTCGCCGACAACGGCGACTACTACACGTGGACCGAGGACGAGGCGAAGGCGGTGCTCGACGAGGAGGAGTTCAAGGTCGCGAGCGTGGGGTGGAACATCTTCCCGACCGGGGAGATGGTCGACGTGGCGCCGAAGCGCAACGTCCTGTTCGTCGCGGAGGGGCCGAAGGCCCTGGCCGTCCATCTCAAGATCGACGAGAAGCACGCCGGCGATGTCCTCGAGTCGGCGCGCGCGAAGCTCCTGAAGGCCCGGGATGCCCGACCCACGCCCCCCACGGACCCTCGCGCCTTCGGCGACTCGGGGTCGGCTCTCGCCTCCGCGTTCCTGCATGCGGGGCGGATCCTCCACCGGGACGATCTCACGGGCCAGGCTCTCGCGGCCGTCGACGCGCTCTCGCAGCGATGCGTGCGCCCGGACGGCCTGCTCGCCCACGCATGCGAGCCGGCCGCGGGGACGCGCAGCACCGAGGCCTTCCTCGCCGACCAGGCGGCGTTCGTCAACGCGCTCCTCGACGTTCACGAGCAGGCCGGGGCCGCAACGCCCCTCGCGCAGGCCCGCACCCTCGCCGACAGGGCCACCACGCGGTTCAAGGACGCGATCGCGGGAGGGCTCTCCGATCGCGCGATCGACGCCGCCGCCCCCGGTCTCCTCTCGTGGCCGGTGCGCGATCTGAAGGACAACATGGAGATGGTGAGGGGGCTCCGCCGACTGGGCCACCTCACCGGCGAGAGGGCCTTCCTCGATCGCGCGAAGAAGATCCTCGAGTCGTTCGCGGACGAGATCGGCGCGTACGGGGAGCACGCGGCGCCGTTCGCCCTCACCGCCTCCATGCTGCTGAACCCTCCGCTCGAGATCCTCGTCGTCGGGGATCCGGGTGACCCGGCGACGGTGAAGGCGCGCGAGCGGGCCCTCTCGCTCTACCATCCGTGGCGCGTCGTCCGGCACTACGCCGCGAGCGACGGCCGCGCCGCCCTGCACGCGAAGGGGCTCAAGGCCCTCGACGGCGCGCAGGTCGCCTTCTGCGTGGGGGCCGAGTGCGCCGGCCCCTACCCGGGGGACGAGCCGATGCGCAAGCATCTCGAGGCGTTCCTGAGCCCGGGCTCGAAGGGGGCCGTCGCGGCGCCGGAATCGAAAACCGGGAAAAACGGGGAATCGAAGGGAGGAAGCTGA
- a CDS encoding GGDEF domain-containing protein: protein MEPTRRTAFAFFAAAAGILAYLALAARTIALAPNLTGRVGDVAVFTLLAALSWRFSFSIFPKTSVSLDMAYLLTALLVLPTPATALVGAGTAVLGSVMRSREEPTFAANAAIALINSAILIAMTTAGELTAQALGLPATVSSGLTLRLLAALILLFIVMNAVNLALMGLSVGVRGESVAAYVRHYLYIFLVELAYTVPLATVMVVVHAAAGFGAFLMLGITTLFASVLLKNLNLAQEELRHSNEELVHRAQQLEALNSIGREIAASLDLDRVFETIHAQCARLVDTASFAIALYNRERAEVHSAYLVRDGQRREPRTDPLGRDAVSWVIKSGRSVQIRDLLAARQEQRIDLSDMDSGLRSVLAIPLVRLDSEVIGVLAVSSPRVDAYTARHQETLAAIGQTAAIAIENARYYEMATVDQLTKLYLKDYFHQRLDEELNRARRYGHSFSVLMMDIDSFKAVNDEHGHLAGDRFLRRVGEVIQANLRSHDIPCRYGGEEFSILLPETESPEAIVIAERIRRTVGDIRVREGKKLFGTTMSIGISSYPKSARRSVAELLKKADAALYQAKREGKDKVISAA, encoded by the coding sequence ATGGAACCCACACGACGCACCGCGTTCGCCTTCTTCGCCGCCGCCGCGGGAATCCTCGCCTACCTGGCGCTCGCGGCGAGAACGATCGCGCTCGCGCCGAACCTGACCGGCCGCGTCGGCGACGTCGCGGTTTTCACCCTTCTCGCGGCTCTCTCGTGGCGCTTCTCCTTCTCGATCTTCCCGAAGACGAGCGTCTCGCTCGACATGGCGTATCTCCTCACCGCGCTCCTCGTCCTCCCCACGCCCGCGACCGCTCTCGTGGGAGCCGGGACGGCCGTGCTGGGGAGCGTCATGCGGAGCCGCGAGGAGCCCACCTTCGCCGCCAACGCGGCGATCGCCCTCATCAACAGCGCCATCCTGATCGCGATGACGACCGCCGGCGAGCTGACCGCGCAGGCCCTCGGCCTGCCGGCGACGGTGAGCTCGGGGCTCACGCTCAGGCTCCTCGCCGCGCTCATCCTCCTGTTCATCGTGATGAACGCGGTCAACCTCGCGCTGATGGGCCTCTCGGTCGGCGTCCGCGGCGAATCGGTCGCGGCCTACGTGAGGCACTACCTCTACATATTCCTCGTCGAGCTGGCCTACACCGTCCCCCTGGCGACGGTGATGGTCGTCGTCCACGCCGCGGCGGGATTCGGCGCCTTCCTGATGCTGGGGATCACCACCCTCTTCGCGAGCGTCCTCCTCAAGAACCTGAACCTCGCGCAGGAGGAGCTGCGGCACTCGAACGAGGAGCTCGTCCACCGAGCGCAGCAGCTCGAGGCGCTCAACAGCATCGGCCGCGAGATCGCGGCGAGCCTCGATCTCGATCGCGTCTTCGAGACGATCCACGCGCAGTGCGCCCGGCTCGTCGACACCGCCTCATTCGCGATCGCGCTCTACAACAGGGAGCGGGCCGAGGTGCACTCCGCCTACCTCGTGCGCGACGGGCAGAGGCGGGAGCCGCGCACCGACCCCCTCGGGCGCGACGCGGTGTCGTGGGTCATCAAGAGCGGCCGCTCCGTGCAGATCCGCGATCTCCTGGCCGCGCGCCAGGAGCAGCGGATCGACCTCTCGGACATGGACTCGGGGCTCCGCTCCGTCCTCGCGATCCCGCTCGTGCGGCTCGACAGCGAGGTGATCGGCGTCCTCGCCGTGTCATCGCCCCGGGTGGACGCGTACACCGCGCGGCACCAGGAGACGCTCGCCGCCATCGGGCAGACCGCCGCGATCGCCATCGAGAACGCGCGCTACTACGAGATGGCGACCGTGGACCAGCTCACCAAGCTCTACCTCAAGGACTACTTTCACCAGCGCCTCGACGAGGAGCTGAACCGCGCCCGCCGCTACGGCCACTCCTTCTCGGTCCTGATGATGGACATCGACTCCTTCAAGGCGGTGAACGACGAGCACGGCCACCTCGCGGGGGATCGCTTCCTGAGGCGCGTCGGCGAGGTGATCCAGGCCAACCTGCGATCCCACGACATCCCCTGCCGCTACGGCGGCGAGGAGTTCTCGATCCTGCTGCCGGAGACCGAGAGCCCCGAGGCCATCGTCATCGCCGAGCGCATCCGCCGGACGGTCGGCGACATCCGCGTCCGCGAGGGGAAGAAGCTCTTCGGCACGACGATGAGCATCGGGATCTCGTCGTACCCGAAGTCGGCCCGCCGCTCCGTCGCGGAGCTCCTCAAGAAGGCCGACGCCGCCCTCTACCAGGCCAAGCGCGAGGGGAAGGACAAGGTCATCTCGGCGGCGTGA
- a CDS encoding tyrosinase family protein: MTGRKKTTSSPRSARSPRRRVARAPHVRHFSTHILSGPPAPVVRKSADLLTAQEQGVFKNAVTRAIADGIYSRLVRIHADMTHDMHTMPGMGTTGTQRFLPWHRLYLIKFEQAMRAFEPTFCVPYWRWMDRSAIPAWLASFRPSGVTDTNGHPIPVTRAPGTDQTAPTLPTSAQIQASVMSRNDYRTFTLALEGAQPFGAHNLVHVWFNGTMSNVPTAPADPMFWMHHAELDRLWTVWAAAHTGQVPSLTGAKRILDPWPESAGDALDTHVGEYAYSYDRMTL, from the coding sequence ATGACCGGAAGAAAGAAGACGACGAGTTCCCCGAGATCCGCTCGATCCCCCAGGCGGCGGGTGGCGCGCGCGCCGCACGTCCGGCACTTCTCGACGCACATCCTGAGCGGGCCGCCCGCGCCGGTGGTCCGCAAGTCGGCCGATCTGCTGACGGCCCAGGAGCAGGGGGTGTTCAAGAACGCCGTCACCCGGGCGATCGCGGACGGCATCTACTCGCGCCTGGTCCGCATCCATGCCGACATGACGCACGACATGCACACGATGCCGGGCATGGGGACCACCGGGACACAGAGGTTTCTTCCGTGGCACCGCCTCTACCTGATCAAGTTCGAGCAGGCGATGCGCGCCTTCGAGCCGACGTTCTGTGTGCCGTACTGGCGCTGGATGGATCGCTCCGCAATCCCGGCGTGGCTGGCGTCGTTCAGGCCGTCCGGGGTCACCGACACGAACGGCCATCCGATCCCCGTGACGCGCGCGCCGGGAACCGATCAGACCGCCCCGACGCTTCCGACGTCGGCGCAGATCCAGGCGTCGGTGATGAGCCGGAACGACTACCGGACCTTCACGCTCGCGCTGGAGGGGGCGCAGCCTTTCGGCGCGCACAACCTGGTCCACGTCTGGTTCAACGGGACGATGAGCAACGTCCCGACGGCGCCGGCGGATCCGATGTTCTGGATGCACCACGCGGAGCTCGACCGCCTCTGGACCGTGTGGGCGGCCGCGCATACGGGCCAGGTCCCGAGCCTCACGGGTGCCAAGAGAATCCTCGATCCCTGGCCCGAGTCGGCCGGTGACGCGCTCGACACGCACGTGGGCGAGTATGCGTACTCGTACGACAGGATGACCCTCTGA
- a CDS encoding DUF1080 domain-containing protein, with the protein MAPLLTTESTSFTLDNMGRFLANTLQEALDSSTVSLAGRRRDFDVLVIGGGTFGAVLAEHLFVTDATRSRRILVLEAGPFVLPEHVQNLPYLGGAPEMRVPWVSHSALNYAGLLFAVGGRSLTWGGWSPEMLDSELAGWPRTVRDALRAGYFEAASRQIGVRDTNDFIYGPLHVALRRQLHAGLKAPENATGLGFAELLDHPALRYLDPGQAPVDAARLREMLGLPVIDTTPEPRLRELFKLEAPLAVQSRTLPGLFPINKFSAVPALTRAARLASAEADGVGPGADARKRLMIVPDCHVQELLTETQGDNWVRVTGVRVWHNGASTHVPLAPPRNGRQGAVLIALGTVETTRVALTTFRQSLAGRAADRMGTNLIAHLRSNLTIRVPRSAIEANLPATELSSLQCSALLVKGRTPNGRTFHFQITASGLQKLGADSEAELFKKIPTVEHLQDMLRATDDTVVITIRGIGEMTTRNPDSFIELSAADLDFQRPRAVVHLGNAKAAPQASHGSAQTQDDRATWDSMDAVSDRIALIFAGDAPFDVLAGANRTIPVPAGTRAERLAALAAHVDRRDDLGTTHHDAGSMRMGDDVADSVTNEFGRIHDTTNCYLAGPALFPTLGSPNPMLTGVALARRTGDLLNAGVLPGPDPVASPQPELGFRPLFDGTAATFKNWRLAGPPGGGMLHVNGEMVSYGEGGLRLFYYATELFGDFTLRLQFRIFDSITHNSGVFVRFPRPSLDLAAALGPRTAGEPSWDPGNPAWKPVIAGFEVQIDDNARGDSTKDFYGVRPEPDGLFKNRTGAIYKIQAGDRIWHLDRNEPEIQTYRPGPALVPGVWFEYEIAVQGDDYTVFLVDSRDGRRTQTTTFRNADAFRGRSPGCIGIQVYSGSAVAWRHVRIKT; encoded by the coding sequence ATGGCGCCACTCCTGACCACCGAGTCCACCTCGTTCACGCTGGACAACATGGGGCGATTCCTCGCCAACACGCTGCAGGAGGCCCTCGACAGCTCGACCGTCAGCCTCGCCGGGCGACGCAGGGATTTCGACGTCCTCGTGATCGGCGGCGGCACGTTCGGCGCCGTCCTGGCGGAGCACCTGTTCGTCACCGATGCGACGCGCAGCCGCAGGATTCTCGTCCTCGAGGCCGGCCCCTTCGTCCTGCCCGAGCACGTCCAGAACCTGCCGTACCTGGGCGGAGCTCCCGAGATGCGCGTGCCCTGGGTGAGCCATTCGGCGCTCAACTACGCGGGACTGCTCTTCGCCGTCGGAGGGCGATCGCTGACGTGGGGCGGCTGGTCGCCGGAGATGCTCGACTCGGAGCTTGCCGGATGGCCGAGAACGGTCCGCGACGCTCTTCGGGCCGGCTACTTCGAGGCGGCCAGCCGGCAGATCGGCGTGAGGGACACGAACGACTTCATCTACGGACCCCTCCACGTCGCGCTGCGCCGCCAGCTTCACGCCGGGCTCAAGGCGCCGGAAAACGCGACGGGGCTCGGGTTCGCCGAGCTTCTCGATCACCCCGCACTGCGTTACCTCGACCCGGGTCAGGCGCCCGTCGACGCCGCGCGATTGCGGGAGATGCTCGGGCTGCCGGTGATCGACACGACGCCCGAGCCCCGGCTGCGCGAGCTATTCAAGCTCGAGGCGCCTCTCGCCGTCCAATCCAGGACGCTGCCGGGGCTCTTTCCGATCAACAAGTTCAGCGCCGTGCCCGCGCTCACCCGGGCCGCTCGCCTCGCGAGCGCCGAGGCCGACGGCGTCGGTCCGGGCGCCGACGCGCGGAAGCGATTGATGATCGTGCCCGACTGCCACGTCCAGGAGCTGTTGACCGAGACGCAGGGGGACAACTGGGTGCGTGTCACCGGCGTGCGCGTCTGGCACAACGGCGCGTCGACGCACGTCCCGCTCGCGCCGCCGAGGAATGGCCGGCAGGGGGCCGTGCTGATCGCCCTCGGCACCGTCGAGACGACGCGCGTCGCCCTGACCACATTCCGGCAGTCTCTTGCGGGACGCGCCGCGGATCGGATGGGGACGAATCTCATCGCCCACCTGCGCTCGAACCTGACGATCCGCGTGCCGAGGAGCGCGATCGAGGCGAACCTGCCGGCCACCGAGCTGTCCAGCCTGCAGTGCTCCGCGCTCCTGGTGAAGGGAAGGACCCCGAACGGTCGCACGTTCCACTTCCAGATCACCGCGAGCGGGCTGCAGAAGCTCGGGGCCGATTCGGAGGCCGAGCTGTTCAAGAAGATCCCCACGGTCGAGCACCTGCAGGACATGCTCCGGGCGACGGACGACACCGTGGTGATCACGATCCGCGGTATCGGCGAGATGACGACGCGCAATCCCGACAGCTTCATCGAGCTCTCGGCCGCGGACCTGGACTTCCAGCGTCCCAGGGCGGTCGTGCACCTCGGCAACGCCAAGGCGGCTCCGCAGGCGTCTCATGGAAGCGCGCAGACGCAGGACGATCGGGCCACCTGGGACTCGATGGACGCCGTCTCCGACAGGATCGCGCTCATCTTCGCGGGAGACGCGCCGTTCGACGTTCTCGCAGGCGCGAACCGCACGATCCCCGTCCCCGCCGGCACACGGGCGGAGCGACTTGCCGCGCTCGCCGCCCACGTGGACCGGCGCGACGATCTGGGCACGACGCACCACGACGCCGGATCGATGAGAATGGGCGACGACGTCGCCGACTCCGTGACGAATGAGTTCGGCCGGATCCACGACACGACCAACTGCTACCTGGCTGGGCCGGCGCTCTTCCCGACTCTCGGATCGCCGAATCCGATGCTCACGGGCGTCGCACTGGCCAGACGCACCGGCGACCTGCTCAACGCCGGCGTTCTTCCCGGCCCCGATCCGGTCGCCAGCCCGCAGCCGGAGCTCGGCTTCCGCCCTCTTTTCGACGGAACGGCAGCCACGTTCAAGAACTGGCGCCTCGCCGGTCCTCCGGGAGGCGGCATGCTGCACGTCAACGGTGAGATGGTCAGCTACGGCGAGGGAGGTCTTCGGCTCTTCTACTACGCCACGGAACTGTTCGGCGACTTCACGCTGCGCCTGCAGTTCCGTATCTTCGATTCCATCACCCACAACAGCGGGGTGTTCGTCCGGTTTCCGAGGCCGTCGCTCGACCTCGCCGCCGCGCTCGGGCCGCGGACTGCCGGCGAGCCGTCCTGGGACCCCGGCAATCCCGCCTGGAAACCCGTGATCGCGGGATTCGAGGTCCAGATCGACGACAACGCGAGGGGGGACTCGACGAAGGACTTCTACGGCGTGCGCCCGGAGCCCGACGGCCTCTTCAAGAACCGCACGGGCGCCATCTACAAGATTCAGGCGGGAGATCGCATCTGGCACCTGGACCGGAATGAGCCCGAGATCCAGACGTACCGGCCGGGCCCCGCGCTCGTGCCGGGAGTCTGGTTCGAGTACGAAATCGCAGTCCAGGGTGACGACTACACCGTGTTCCTGGTCGATTCACGTGACGGCCGGCGGACGCAGACGACGACCTTCCGTAATGCCGACGCCTTCCGGGGACGCTCGCCGGGCTGCATCGGCATCCAGGTCTACTCGGGAAGTGCCGTCGCGTGGCGCCACGTCCGGATTAAGACGTGA
- a CDS encoding nucleotidyl transferase AbiEii/AbiGii toxin family protein — protein MKDVRRAYESAAAFRRALTDRLQKRGRERGEDLQRLHRLVAFDRLLARLFPENASVPWVLKGGCALELRYHLAARATVDVDLAVPRISELGRTPGERIADVLDRLREATDTDLGDGFEVRIEAQVREFTAPPEGGGRFPVVVRLAGRRFANFHLDIGMGDVVLEGAEILAGEELLAFAGIPAARVSVVSVSQQFAEKFHAYTLPRDGRANTRVKDLVDLLIMIERGPLNPRGARAAIEATFARRGTHAIPVRVPDSPAAWEAPYARLAEEAGLGTRSVEAAVRRLAETWIAVARAT, from the coding sequence TTGAAGGACGTCCGGCGCGCGTACGAATCAGCCGCAGCGTTTCGCCGGGCCCTGACCGATCGGTTGCAGAAGCGCGGGCGCGAGCGGGGTGAGGATCTCCAGCGCCTCCATCGGCTCGTCGCCTTCGATCGACTCCTCGCCAGGCTGTTCCCGGAGAACGCATCGGTGCCGTGGGTACTGAAGGGCGGATGCGCTCTCGAGCTTCGGTACCATCTCGCCGCGAGGGCCACCGTCGACGTCGATCTCGCCGTCCCGAGGATCTCCGAACTCGGCCGAACACCCGGCGAAAGAATCGCCGATGTCCTGGATCGGCTTCGAGAGGCCACGGACACGGATCTCGGGGACGGTTTCGAAGTCAGAATCGAAGCGCAGGTACGGGAGTTCACGGCGCCACCCGAAGGCGGCGGGCGATTCCCCGTTGTCGTCCGCCTCGCGGGCCGCAGGTTCGCGAACTTTCACCTCGACATCGGAATGGGAGACGTCGTTCTCGAAGGGGCCGAGATTCTTGCAGGAGAGGAACTCCTGGCGTTCGCGGGCATCCCCGCCGCGCGGGTCTCGGTCGTCAGCGTATCGCAACAGTTCGCCGAGAAGTTTCACGCCTACACGCTTCCTCGCGACGGACGTGCGAACACGCGCGTCAAGGATCTCGTGGACCTGCTGATCATGATCGAGCGGGGCCCGCTCAATCCGCGCGGCGCGCGCGCCGCGATCGAGGCAACCTTCGCTCGCCGGGGGACGCATGCGATCCCGGTGAGAGTTCCGGACTCGCCGGCGGCGTGGGAGGCTCCCTACGCCCGGCTGGCCGAGGAGGCGGGACTCGGGACGCGAAGCGTGGAGGCCGCAGTACGTCGGCTGGCGGAGACGTGGATCGCGGTCGCTCGGGCGACCTGA
- a CDS encoding FHA domain-containing protein — MISNDLVCPRCSALLRLSERRSRKAGKLIYDCRECEKRFSLRAAGSGLVEEARLEDSGAATQRLRALRRPQGREKLAEVRAPSAKGGLPGGLAVSFDVSDGPDRGRSLSVVHSRCVIGREEGEVQIPDPLISRRHALVEIFDVDTIILKDLSSTNGTFHNGRLIDHCKLQDGDELRLGSTILSVVVERAAET; from the coding sequence ATGATCAGCAACGATCTCGTCTGCCCGCGCTGTTCCGCGCTGCTGCGGCTCAGCGAGCGCCGGAGCCGAAAGGCCGGGAAGCTCATCTACGACTGCCGCGAGTGCGAGAAGCGCTTCTCGCTGCGGGCGGCGGGATCGGGCCTCGTGGAGGAAGCGCGCCTCGAGGACTCCGGCGCCGCGACCCAGCGCCTCCGGGCGCTGAGGCGGCCTCAGGGGCGCGAGAAGCTCGCGGAGGTGCGCGCCCCGTCCGCGAAGGGGGGGCTCCCCGGCGGCCTCGCGGTCAGCTTCGACGTCTCGGACGGCCCCGACCGCGGGCGCTCGCTCAGCGTGGTCCACTCCCGCTGCGTCATCGGGCGCGAGGAGGGGGAGGTGCAGATCCCCGATCCCCTCATCTCGAGGCGCCACGCCCTCGTCGAGATCTTCGACGTGGACACGATCATATTGAAGGATCTCTCCTCGACGAACGGCACCTTCCACAACGGCCGCCTCATCGATCACTGCAAGCTGCAGGACGGCGACGAGCTGCGCCTCGGCTCGACGATCCTGAGCGTGGTGGTGGAGCGGGCCGCGGAGACCTGA